In Cryptomeria japonica chromosome 10, Sugi_1.0, whole genome shotgun sequence, a genomic segment contains:
- the LOC131030309 gene encoding heavy metal-associated isoprenylated plant protein 41, with translation MGSNLHDGDILISKHPLGQPALEKRIMRYSNFHHILLVGEGDFSFSSALAKAFGSAENIVATSLDSREEVISSYIYGQDNLRSLEKRRAMTLHSVDAKTMKKHEILREMLFDRIVFNFPHAGFFGKETDNKLIEKHRHLLKMFFKNGMAMLNNMGEIHVTHKEKDPYDKWKLVEQAETCGLLFKESVDFNKAEYPGYTNRRGAGPNIGYTFHLGECRTYMFIVRESMTTPCMSLNYNKESVYEALRLKEDAANQRDATILELGIERKARKDAESAKANIEGSLNYNKESVYDFQIKKINQLERQRDDALYQQEAACREKEKIARQLNEVSRLKEEAIYEKEKILRECNDLANQKDENVYWAIVAFCGLGLCKIVSSMYSRKK, from the exons ATGGGTTCCAATCTACATGATGGAGATATTTTAATTTCCAAACATCCACTCGGACAGCCTGCTCTGGAGAAAAGGATTATGCGCTACTCCAACTTCCATCATATTTTATTAGTGGGGGAAGGAGATTTTTCATTTTCTTCGGCTTTGGCCAAAGCATTTGGTTCTGCAGAAAACATCGTTGCCACCTCTCTTGACAGCAGAG AGGAGGTCATAAGTTCATATATTTACGGCCAAGATAACCTTCGGAGTTTGGAGAAGCGTAGAGCAATGACATTGCATAGTGTTGatgcaaaaacaatgaaaaagcatgaGATATTAAGAGAGATGTTGTTCGATAGGATTGTCTTTAACTTCCCTCATGCAGGCTTCTTTGGGAAGGAAACTGATAACAAACTTATCGA AAAGCACCGTcatttgttgaagatgttcttcAAGAATGGAATGGCTATGCTTAACAACATGGGAGAAATCCATGTTACCCACAAAGAAAAAGATCCATATGACAAGTGGAAACTTGTGGAACAAGCAGAAACATGCGGTTTGCTTTTTAAAGAATCCGTTGACTTTAACAAAGCAGAATACCCTGGCTACACTAATAGAAGAGGAGCGGGGCCTAACATTGGCTATACTTTCCATTTGGGAGAATGTCGGACTTACATGTTCATCGTAAG GGAATCCATGACCACACCATGTATGTCACTTAACTACAACAAAGAGTCAGTATATGAAGCTTTGAGATTGAAAGAAGATGCAGCTAATCAAAGAGATGCGACTATTTTGGAGCTTGGAATTGAAAGGAAAGCCAGAAAGGATGCTGAATCTGCAAAAGCAAATATTGAGGGTTCACTTAACTACAACAAAGAGTCAGTATACGACTTTcaaatcaagaaaatcaatcaaCTAGAGAGACAAAGAGATGATGCTCTTTATCAACAGGAAGCAGCCTGCAGGGAAAAGGAAAAGATTGCCAGACAACTAAATGAGGTCTCGAGATTAAAAGAAGAAGCAATTTatgaaaaagaaaagattttgaggGAATGCAATGACCTTGCCAACCAAAAGGATGAAAATGTTTATTGGGCTATTGTTGCGTTCTGTGGCTTGGGTCTTTGCAAAATTGTTTCTTCAATGTACAGTCGGAAGAAGTAA